The following proteins are encoded in a genomic region of Burkholderia gladioli:
- a CDS encoding lactonase family protein has protein sequence MYAYVGSRTTRERNARGEGISVFRVDPSTGALDPVQVLGDLVNPSFLAIDARGERLYSVHGDRSELSAFAIDRASGRLAFLNRQDTGGRNPVHVALAPDGRRALVSNHLGASLAVLPIAADGSLGALAQCLALDGPIGPHRIEQQQAKPHFNPFSPDGRFVLVPDKGLDRIFVFRYEAGRLTPAEPPFVATRETAGPRHLACHPSRPWVYCVNELDSTVTAYDYRADSGELRPRQIVSALPDSYTGNSRAAGIQIDAGGRFLYASNRGSDSIALLRIDPDNGRLAFVEAVSTGGRTPRFFTLSPDGRLLYALNEDSDSIVSFSVDAGSGRLSPTGQLTSTGSPVCMVFSRA, from the coding sequence ATGTACGCCTATGTCGGCTCGCGTACCACGCGCGAGCGCAACGCCCGCGGCGAGGGCATCAGCGTGTTCCGCGTCGATCCCTCGACCGGCGCGCTCGATCCCGTGCAGGTGCTCGGCGATCTGGTCAACCCGTCCTTCCTCGCGATCGATGCGCGCGGCGAGCGCCTGTACAGCGTGCACGGCGATCGCAGCGAGCTGAGCGCCTTCGCGATCGACCGCGCGAGCGGGCGCCTCGCCTTCCTGAACCGGCAGGACACCGGCGGCAGGAACCCCGTCCACGTCGCGCTCGCGCCGGACGGGCGCCGCGCGCTGGTATCGAACCACCTGGGCGCGAGCCTCGCGGTGCTGCCGATCGCGGCCGACGGCTCGCTCGGCGCGCTCGCGCAATGCCTCGCGCTGGACGGCCCGATCGGCCCGCATCGCATCGAGCAGCAGCAGGCCAAGCCGCATTTCAATCCCTTCTCGCCCGACGGCCGCTTCGTGCTGGTGCCCGACAAGGGCCTCGATCGCATCTTCGTGTTCCGCTACGAAGCCGGGCGGCTCACGCCCGCCGAGCCGCCCTTCGTGGCCACGCGCGAGACGGCCGGCCCGCGCCATCTCGCCTGCCATCCGTCTCGACCCTGGGTCTATTGCGTCAACGAGCTCGATTCGACGGTGACCGCCTACGACTATCGCGCCGACAGCGGCGAGCTGCGGCCCAGGCAGATCGTGTCGGCGCTGCCCGACAGCTACACGGGCAACAGCCGTGCGGCGGGCATCCAGATCGACGCCGGCGGGCGCTTCCTCTACGCCTCGAATCGCGGCAGCGACAGCATCGCCTTGTTGCGCATCGATCCCGACAACGGCCGGCTCGCCTTCGTGGAAGCCGTATCGACGGGCGGGCGCACGCCGCGCTTCTTCACGCTCTCGCCGGATGGCCGCCTGCTGTATGCACTCAACGAGGACAGCGACAGCATCGTGAGCTTCTCGGTCGATGCCGGCAGCGGCAGGCTCTCGCCCACCGGGCAGCTCACCTCGACAGGCAGCCCGGTCTGCATGGTGTTTTCCCGCGCCTGA
- a CDS encoding carbohydrate-binding protein, with protein MSSYHAGAASVTGAAAPGSGAAPAAQQAWPPAWPLVRQVPVPPPPMGWASWNGHGCNINEKVIHDAADYLVSSGLKSAGYVYVNVDDCWSELTRDSQGKLNGNHVSFPSGMTALGDYIHSKGLKYGIYATPGLRTCAQLNNLQNELAPGAPGNEANGNTGSQGHEALDAATFVQWGVDYLKYDWCTKGSTAAPAQVPVFAKMRDALRQAALGAGRKGYLFYSINPDSFNDSKTGRDYDWGNVADMWRTEEDISYDTGDNFTPGWSRLVGQNFEGNVFPEAQHTGRYNDPDMMLAGMGLSDEQDRSHIALWAISGAPMILGNDFTGRPPKAATLALLKNPEMIAIDQDGLGLQGVLVANPAPGVEVWAKPLMGNGRRAVLLFNNSTKDASMAVSWRELGLEPLVPGLVRDVWARANAGIGIGRFETRVPAGTSRLYVIQGADTAAVPYRPSAYQPSADLSSCGGCEPNAQVVNPATVSFDNVVSQRAGGYLQIAYQNTGSEPVDALLSVNGGPGSIVSLPPTGAAWGLGGVSVEAALKPGRNSVVLAKWHDPSAALSIQRVAVVAGPLAYQPPRAAYEAESPLNTLSGQAAVYDCASCSGGKKVGYIGQANTLSFNQIAAPKAGAYSIDILYGNGEPNGRNAQVSVNGGTPVTLALPSTGSYDTIRHVAVTVNLQAGSRNTLTISNPSDWAPDIDAIGWPTPLR; from the coding sequence TTGTCTTCCTATCACGCGGGCGCGGCTTCGGTGACCGGCGCCGCGGCGCCCGGCAGCGGTGCCGCGCCCGCCGCGCAGCAAGCCTGGCCGCCCGCCTGGCCGCTGGTGCGGCAGGTGCCGGTGCCACCGCCGCCGATGGGCTGGGCGAGCTGGAACGGGCATGGCTGCAACATCAACGAAAAGGTGATTCACGACGCGGCCGATTACCTGGTCAGCAGCGGCCTGAAAAGTGCCGGATATGTCTATGTGAACGTCGATGATTGCTGGTCGGAATTGACTCGCGATTCACAAGGGAAATTGAATGGAAATCATGTATCGTTTCCGAGCGGAATGACCGCGCTCGGCGATTACATCCATTCCAAGGGATTGAAATACGGGATTTACGCGACGCCGGGCCTGCGTACCTGTGCCCAGCTCAACAATCTGCAGAACGAACTCGCCCCCGGCGCGCCCGGCAACGAGGCCAACGGCAATACCGGCAGCCAGGGCCACGAGGCGCTCGACGCGGCCACCTTCGTGCAATGGGGCGTCGACTACCTGAAATACGACTGGTGCACCAAGGGCTCGACCGCGGCGCCGGCCCAGGTGCCGGTATTCGCGAAGATGCGCGACGCGCTGCGCCAGGCGGCGCTCGGCGCCGGCCGCAAGGGCTACCTGTTCTACAGCATCAACCCTGACAGCTTCAACGACTCGAAGACGGGCCGCGACTACGACTGGGGCAACGTGGCCGACATGTGGCGCACCGAGGAGGACATCTCCTACGACACCGGCGACAACTTCACGCCGGGCTGGTCGCGCCTGGTGGGGCAGAACTTCGAGGGCAACGTGTTCCCCGAGGCGCAGCACACGGGCCGCTACAACGATCCGGACATGATGCTGGCCGGCATGGGCCTGAGCGACGAGCAGGACCGCTCGCACATCGCGCTGTGGGCCATCTCGGGCGCGCCGATGATCCTCGGCAACGACTTCACCGGCCGCCCGCCCAAGGCCGCCACGCTGGCGCTGCTGAAGAACCCCGAGATGATCGCGATCGACCAGGACGGGCTCGGCCTGCAGGGCGTGCTGGTGGCCAACCCGGCGCCCGGCGTCGAGGTCTGGGCCAAGCCGCTGATGGGCAACGGCCGTCGCGCGGTGCTGCTGTTCAACAACTCGACGAAGGACGCGAGCATGGCGGTGAGCTGGCGCGAGCTCGGGCTCGAGCCGCTGGTGCCGGGCCTGGTGCGCGATGTCTGGGCGCGCGCCAATGCCGGCATCGGCATCGGCCGCTTCGAGACGCGCGTGCCGGCCGGGACCAGCCGCCTCTACGTGATCCAGGGCGCCGACACGGCGGCCGTGCCGTATCGGCCCAGCGCCTACCAGCCGAGCGCGGACCTGTCGTCCTGCGGCGGTTGCGAGCCGAACGCGCAGGTCGTGAATCCGGCCACGGTCAGCTTCGACAACGTGGTCTCGCAGCGCGCCGGCGGCTACCTGCAGATCGCCTACCAGAACACCGGCAGCGAACCGGTCGACGCGCTGCTCAGCGTCAACGGCGGGCCGGGCAGCATCGTCTCGCTGCCGCCGACCGGCGCCGCCTGGGGGCTGGGCGGGGTGAGCGTCGAGGCCGCGCTGAAGCCGGGGCGCAACAGCGTGGTGCTGGCCAAGTGGCACGATCCGTCGGCGGCGCTGTCGATCCAGCGCGTGGCCGTGGTGGCCGGGCCGCTCGCCTACCAGCCGCCGCGCGCGGCCTACGAGGCCGAGTCGCCCCTCAACACGCTGAGCGGGCAGGCGGCCGTGTATGACTGCGCGAGCTGCTCGGGCGGCAAGAAGGTCGGCTACATCGGCCAGGCCAACACGCTGAGCTTCAACCAGATCGCGGCGCCGAAGGCCGGCGCCTATTCGATCGACATCCTGTACGGCAATGGCGAACCGAACGGCCGCAACGCGCAGGTCAGCGTGAACGGCGGCACGCCGGTCACGCTCGCGCTGCCCTCGACGGGCAGCTACGACACGATCCGCCACGTCGCGGTGACGGTGAACCTGCAGGCCGGCTCGCGCAATACGCTGACGATCTCGAATCCGAGCGACTGGGCGCCGGATATCGATGCGATCGGCTGGCCGACGCCGCTGAGGTGA
- a CDS encoding DUF4180 domain-containing protein: MEARLIERPTSRIVHVSSVDTPVRSRQDALDIMLGHGHRDLDGIAIDAACLHPDFLVLRTGVAGELLQMFVNYHLKLAIVGDFSEVRAGALHDFIVESNRGRQVFFVADLDAAIARLEAALAT; encoded by the coding sequence ATGGAAGCACGCCTGATCGAGCGGCCCACGAGCCGCATCGTCCACGTCAGCAGTGTCGATACCCCCGTGCGCAGCCGCCAGGACGCGCTCGACATCATGCTCGGCCACGGCCACCGGGATCTCGACGGCATCGCGATCGACGCCGCCTGCCTGCATCCCGACTTCCTCGTGCTGCGCACCGGCGTGGCCGGCGAACTGCTGCAGATGTTCGTGAACTACCATCTGAAGCTGGCCATCGTCGGCGATTTCTCCGAGGTCCGCGCCGGAGCGCTGCACGACTTCATCGTCGAGAGCAATCGCGGCCGGCAGGTGTTCTTCGTCGCCGATCTCGACGCGGCGATCGCCAGGCTCGAAGCGGCGCTCGCCACCTAG
- a CDS encoding PLP-dependent aminotransferase family protein, with product MTRGKAAIPLDLPRPPGLSSRGGASKQDRIADALREAILQGRLAAGGALPSTRTLAERWRVARGTVEVAFERLVAEGYLSRVRGSGTRVSAVVPEAYLMAPAADAHGEAAVAVDIAPASADPSRLRRSPDAARDASPTGTRIGQPFVARLADPALLPAATWKRHLAQALAGLKPAELGAAVPGGDARLRARIAAWLGEYRGIACRAEDVFITAGIRHSLDLVMRAIEVRGRRVAIEDPGYPMTERLAALNGAAVAQVPVDPQGLVVERLAALPGIVAAYVTPAHQSPLGVTMSVSRRLELLDWARREQAWIVEDDYDGEFSYQAAPLPALKALDRHDRAIYCGSFNKTLFAGLRLGYVVAPAALRAPLEALLAALGRPVGVIEQRALAGLIGNGDFARHLRASRQAYQQRRDAVLERLAAGAAGRYAISGEQAGFHFMLWLDPGSDEAAFVAAAAAAGIALQPLGMFCREARLPPAVLVGYTALTLAQARHAGRALAQVLAGFAQGKA from the coding sequence ATGACGCGAGGCAAGGCCGCGATTCCGCTCGATCTGCCGAGGCCGCCGGGCCTCTCCTCGCGAGGCGGCGCCTCGAAGCAGGATCGCATCGCCGATGCGCTGCGCGAGGCGATCCTGCAGGGGCGCCTGGCGGCCGGCGGCGCGCTGCCTTCGACGCGCACGCTGGCCGAGCGCTGGCGGGTGGCGCGCGGCACGGTCGAGGTGGCTTTCGAGCGGCTGGTGGCGGAGGGTTATCTATCGCGCGTGCGCGGCTCGGGCACGCGGGTCAGCGCGGTGGTTCCCGAGGCGTATCTGATGGCGCCGGCAGCCGATGCGCATGGCGAGGCCGCGGTCGCGGTCGATATCGCGCCCGCGAGCGCCGATCCGTCCCGCCTCCGGCGCTCGCCCGATGCGGCCCGCGACGCCTCGCCGACCGGCACGCGCATCGGCCAGCCCTTCGTCGCGCGCCTGGCCGACCCGGCCCTGCTGCCGGCGGCCACCTGGAAACGCCACCTGGCGCAGGCGCTGGCGGGCCTGAAACCGGCCGAGCTCGGCGCGGCGGTGCCCGGCGGCGACGCGCGGCTGCGCGCGCGGATTGCCGCCTGGCTCGGCGAGTATCGCGGCATCGCCTGCCGCGCCGAGGACGTGTTCATCACCGCCGGCATCCGCCATTCGCTCGACCTGGTGATGCGGGCGATCGAGGTGCGTGGGCGGCGCGTGGCGATCGAGGATCCCGGCTATCCGATGACGGAGCGGCTGGCCGCGCTGAACGGCGCCGCCGTCGCGCAGGTGCCGGTCGATCCGCAGGGGCTGGTGGTCGAGCGGCTGGCCGCGCTGCCGGGCATCGTGGCGGCCTACGTGACGCCCGCGCACCAGTCGCCGCTGGGCGTGACGATGTCGGTTTCGCGGCGCCTGGAACTGCTCGACTGGGCGCGCCGCGAGCAGGCCTGGATCGTCGAGGACGACTACGACGGCGAGTTCAGCTACCAGGCCGCGCCGTTGCCGGCGCTGAAGGCGCTCGACCGGCACGATCGCGCGATCTATTGCGGCTCCTTCAACAAGACCCTGTTCGCGGGCTTGCGGCTCGGCTACGTGGTGGCGCCGGCGGCGTTGCGCGCGCCGCTCGAGGCCCTGCTCGCGGCGCTCGGGCGGCCGGTCGGCGTGATCGAGCAGCGCGCGCTGGCGGGCCTGATCGGCAACGGCGATTTCGCCCGGCACCTGCGGGCGAGCCGCCAGGCCTACCAGCAGCGGCGCGATGCCGTGCTGGAGCGGCTGGCGGCCGGCGCGGCGGGCCGCTACGCGATCTCGGGCGAGCAGGCGGGCTTTCATTTCATGCTGTGGCTCGATCCGGGCAGCGACGAGGCCGCCTTCGTCGCGGCGGCCGCCGCGGCCGGCATCGCGCTGCAGCCGCTGGGCATGTTCTGCCGCGAGGCGCGGCTGCCGCCGGCGGTGCTGGTCGGCTACACGGCCCTGACGCTGGCGCAGGCGCGCCACGCGGGGCGCGCGCTGGCGCAGGTGCTGGCCGGATTCGCGCAGGGCAAGGCCTAG
- a CDS encoding response regulator transcription factor encodes MTLLPPEPMVPGPLLIVDDEPLMQRRLTTILTSLGYSDDALLFAGSLSEARAIRATQPCAIALVDIGLPDGSGIELIREWHEADPALPIVVISTWSTGPTIVGALQAGATGYLLKERDDIEIALSIRSVLRGGAPIDPFVARHILETTVHAAPAAATPASAGLLPSRNGAPPVRLSRREIEILGIVSKGLTNREISELLSLSRLTVECHIKNIYKKLAVRSRTQAVFEARAHGLLP; translated from the coding sequence ATGACGCTTTTGCCTCCGGAACCCATGGTCCCCGGCCCGCTCCTGATCGTCGACGACGAGCCGCTGATGCAGCGCCGGCTCACCACCATCCTGACCTCGCTGGGCTACTCGGACGACGCGCTGCTGTTCGCCGGCAGCCTCTCGGAGGCGCGCGCGATCCGCGCCACCCAGCCCTGCGCGATCGCGCTGGTCGATATCGGCCTGCCCGACGGCTCGGGCATCGAGCTGATCCGCGAATGGCACGAGGCCGACCCGGCCCTGCCGATCGTGGTGATCTCGACCTGGAGCACCGGCCCGACCATCGTCGGCGCGCTGCAGGCCGGCGCGACCGGCTACCTGCTCAAGGAGCGCGACGACATCGAGATCGCCTTGTCGATCCGCAGCGTGCTGCGCGGCGGCGCGCCGATCGATCCCTTCGTGGCGCGCCATATCCTCGAGACCACCGTGCACGCGGCGCCGGCCGCCGCGACGCCGGCCAGCGCGGGCCTGCTGCCCTCGCGCAACGGCGCGCCGCCGGTGCGCCTGAGCCGCCGCGAGATCGAGATCCTCGGCATCGTCAGCAAGGGGCTGACCAACCGCGAGATTTCGGAGCTGCTGTCGCTGTCGCGGCTGACCGTCGAATGCCACATCAAGAACATCTACAAGAAGCTCGCGGTGCGCTCGCGCACGCAGGCGGTGTTCGAGGCGCGGGCGCACGGCCTGCTGCCCTAG
- a CDS encoding sensor histidine kinase, whose amino-acid sequence MPARPATLPLTSTPTLDAAGGGARALVPPWLCLLCLALLTVLASTARAIETSTPATANASTSTAPPIDAAAATISPAGSEVLAGDASGSAEPPDCALQTDAARAVGWDDAAPPAAGWTRVQLPDVWTSRWPGFDGVVWYRLRWDRACLGDAPAAAFIDYVNMAGALYLNGSLLAADPRLKEPLSRSWNMPRRWLLPASLLVAGSNTLLVRVSGLAAYAPGLGPVTVGAPAQVERRYAHAHQVRRDLQLYSLAVTSTLGCFFVVLWLMRRRESLYGWFGLQSMAWWCFQVNQAATSPWPFASTDGWEAAMSIAVVLFSVSFAMFTLRFANRRCPRLERLLWLLAAAQTLAMLLAPRGSIETVRAAIALLPALTFIGCCSAFIVFSLRRPRADRLALSGCMLVFVLACIHDLLTFLGVLGDNVYYTSIAAQFEMIGMALVLAWRFVTNLRRIEQFNHELTSAVAEAKRELRDTLDREHALQVTNARLNERLSLAQDLHDGLGGTLVSSITTLEHAPQDMPPARFLGILKELRDDLRIIIDSASLDHAGTRSLDGFLAPMRHRLARAFEAQDIDCRWELAGIDSLHLPNATCLDVMRVLQEAATNALRHSGASRIEIAVVHDAEGLRMAVADNGRGFDPEAPTLHGGIGMRSLRARVGRLGGALRIASDASGTRLTVSIPGLGTPAGAG is encoded by the coding sequence ATGCCTGCCCGGCCCGCGACGTTACCGCTCACATCCACGCCCACGCTCGACGCGGCGGGCGGCGGCGCTCGCGCGCTCGTGCCGCCGTGGCTGTGCTTGCTCTGCCTCGCGCTGCTGACGGTGTTGGCGAGCACGGCGCGCGCCATCGAAACCTCGACGCCGGCAACGGCCAACGCCTCGACCAGCACCGCGCCACCGATCGACGCGGCGGCCGCCACCATCTCGCCCGCCGGCAGCGAGGTGCTGGCCGGCGACGCCAGCGGCAGCGCCGAGCCGCCCGACTGCGCGCTGCAGACCGACGCCGCGCGCGCCGTCGGCTGGGACGACGCCGCGCCGCCCGCCGCCGGCTGGACCCGCGTGCAGTTGCCCGACGTCTGGACCTCGCGCTGGCCCGGCTTCGACGGCGTGGTCTGGTACCGCTTGCGCTGGGACCGCGCCTGCCTCGGCGACGCACCGGCGGCCGCCTTCATCGACTACGTGAACATGGCGGGCGCGCTCTACCTGAACGGCAGCCTGCTGGCCGCCGACCCTCGGTTGAAGGAACCGCTCAGCCGCAGCTGGAACATGCCGCGCCGCTGGCTGCTGCCGGCCTCGCTGCTGGTGGCCGGCAGCAATACCCTGCTGGTGCGCGTCTCGGGCCTGGCCGCCTACGCGCCGGGGCTCGGCCCGGTGACGGTGGGCGCTCCCGCGCAGGTCGAGCGCCGTTACGCGCATGCCCACCAGGTGCGTCGCGACCTGCAGCTCTACAGCCTGGCCGTCACCTCCACGCTCGGCTGCTTCTTCGTGGTGCTCTGGCTGATGCGCCGCCGCGAGAGCCTGTACGGCTGGTTCGGGCTGCAGTCGATGGCCTGGTGGTGCTTCCAGGTGAACCAGGCGGCCACCTCGCCCTGGCCGTTCGCGAGCACCGACGGCTGGGAAGCGGCCATGTCGATCGCGGTGGTGCTGTTCAGCGTCAGCTTCGCGATGTTCACGCTGCGCTTCGCGAACCGCCGCTGCCCGCGCCTGGAGCGCCTGCTCTGGCTGCTCGCCGCGGCGCAGACGCTGGCCATGCTGCTCGCGCCACGCGGCTCGATCGAGACGGTGCGCGCGGCCATCGCCCTGCTGCCCGCGCTGACCTTCATCGGCTGCTGCAGTGCCTTCATCGTGTTCTCGCTGCGCCGGCCGCGCGCCGACCGGCTGGCGCTGTCGGGCTGCATGCTGGTCTTCGTGCTGGCCTGCATCCACGACCTGCTGACCTTCCTCGGCGTGCTCGGCGACAACGTCTACTACACCTCGATCGCCGCGCAGTTCGAGATGATCGGGATGGCGCTGGTGCTGGCCTGGCGCTTCGTCACCAACCTGCGCCGCATCGAGCAGTTCAACCACGAGCTGACCAGCGCGGTGGCCGAGGCCAAGCGCGAGCTGCGCGACACGCTGGACCGCGAGCACGCGCTGCAGGTCACCAATGCGCGCCTGAACGAGCGGCTCTCGCTCGCGCAGGACCTGCACGACGGGCTGGGCGGCACCCTGGTGTCGAGCATCACCACGCTCGAGCACGCGCCGCAGGACATGCCGCCGGCGCGTTTCCTCGGCATCCTGAAGGAGTTGCGCGACGACCTGCGCATCATCATCGACTCGGCCTCGCTCGACCATGCCGGCACGCGCTCGCTGGACGGCTTCCTCGCGCCGATGCGGCACCGGCTGGCGCGCGCCTTCGAGGCGCAGGACATCGACTGCCGCTGGGAGCTGGCCGGCATCGACAGCCTGCACCTGCCGAACGCGACCTGCCTGGACGTGATGCGCGTGCTGCAGGAGGCGGCCACCAACGCGCTGCGCCACAGCGGCGCGAGCCGCATCGAGATCGCCGTGGTGCACGACGCCGAGGGCCTGCGCATGGCCGTCGCCGACAACGGCCGCGGCTTCGACCCGGAAGCGCCGACGCTGCACGGCGGGATCGGCATGCGCAGCCTGCGCGCGCGCGTCGGCCGGCTCGGCGGCGCGCTGCGGATCGCCTCCGACGCGAGCGGCACGCGGCTGACGGTGAGCATTCCCGGGCTCGGCACGCCCGCCGGCGCCGGCTGA
- a CDS encoding sigma-70 family RNA polymerase sigma factor, whose translation MERTQDSAARQRTEQELRQWLLLGLGGDEAAYRRFLNALSTHLRGFVRRRLASRPSDVEDLVQEMLLAIHDKRHTYRAGEPLTAWVHAIARYKLVDYFRAWSRHEALNDSFDDEAEWIAPPELESSEARRDLGQLLESLPDRQRLPIVHVKLEGLSVAETARMTGLSESAVKIGVHRGLKALAAKIRGTR comes from the coding sequence ATGGAACGAACTCAAGACAGCGCCGCGCGACAACGCACCGAGCAGGAACTGCGGCAATGGCTGCTGCTCGGCCTGGGCGGCGACGAGGCTGCCTACCGCCGCTTCCTGAACGCCTTGTCCACGCACTTGCGCGGCTTCGTCAGGCGCCGGCTGGCGAGCCGCCCGTCCGACGTCGAGGACCTGGTTCAGGAGATGCTGCTGGCGATTCACGACAAGCGTCACACCTATCGCGCCGGCGAACCCTTGACGGCCTGGGTCCACGCGATCGCGCGCTACAAGCTGGTGGACTACTTCCGCGCCTGGTCGCGCCACGAGGCGCTCAACGACAGCTTCGACGACGAGGCCGAGTGGATCGCGCCGCCGGAGCTGGAGTCGTCCGAGGCGCGGCGCGACCTGGGCCAGCTGCTCGAATCGCTGCCCGACCGGCAACGCCTGCCGATCGTGCACGTCAAGCTGGAGGGATTGTCCGTGGCGGAGACCGCGCGGATGACCGGCCTTTCCGAATCGGCCGTCAAGATTGGAGTGCATCGCGGCCTGAAGGCACTGGCCGCGAAGATACGCGGAACACGATGA
- a CDS encoding DUF1109 domain-containing protein: MKTDELISMLATGVTPVDPHLPAKRFATAVAIGAGGALLLMLAVLGLRHDLATVAQTPLFWAKVALPLAIAIGALRGALRLARPGARAGGAGLLVASPVAVVWIATLVMLALTPAGERLAMVLGQTWKVCPFAISMLSIPGFVATLAALRSLAPTRLALAGAAGGLLSGAVATLVYCLHCPEMGVAFWGVWYLLGMLVPTVAGALLGPRVLRW, encoded by the coding sequence ATGAAGACCGATGAACTGATTTCCATGCTGGCGACGGGCGTCACGCCCGTCGACCCGCACCTGCCCGCCAAGCGCTTCGCGACCGCCGTCGCGATCGGCGCGGGCGGCGCGCTGCTGCTGATGCTGGCCGTGCTCGGCCTGCGCCACGACCTGGCGACGGTCGCGCAAACGCCGCTGTTCTGGGCCAAGGTGGCCCTGCCGCTGGCGATCGCGATCGGCGCGCTGCGCGGCGCGCTCAGGCTGGCGCGGCCCGGCGCGCGCGCGGGCGGCGCGGGCCTGCTGGTGGCCTCGCCGGTGGCGGTGGTATGGATCGCCACCCTCGTCATGCTGGCGCTCACGCCGGCCGGCGAGCGTCTCGCGATGGTGCTCGGCCAGACCTGGAAGGTCTGCCCGTTCGCGATCTCGATGCTGTCGATCCCCGGCTTCGTCGCCACCCTGGCCGCGCTGCGCAGCCTCGCCCCGACCCGCCTGGCGCTGGCCGGCGCCGCGGGCGGCCTGCTCTCGGGCGCGGTGGCCACCCTGGTCTACTGCCTGCACTGCCCGGAGATGGGCGTGGCCTTCTGGGGCGTCTGGTACCTGCTCGGCATGCTGGTGCCGACCGTCGCCGGCGCCCTGCTCGGGCCGCGCGTGCTGCGCTGGTGA
- a CDS encoding MFS transporter, whose amino-acid sequence MSRLNLKLLGPCLLAIAIDAMGFGLVYPIMAAIFSDPHSGIIGAGTRVSLRNFYLGLGYGVYPFFMFFGSSLMGELSDGYGRRRILLLCIFGLALSYLLMALGALLPSIALLLVGRGLSGLMAGCQGIAQAAITDVSTPETKAWNMSIMSMAFSAGVIVGPVLGGITSDRTILPIFNYGTPFLLVAALSVFCGLWTFWTYRDASPPKGKIHVDILLPMRIIHEAGRHHRVAFLSIVFFLMQVGYGLYLQTIMLVLQTRFGYTSSQLGLFSGLIGICFVFGLMVIVRLMLKVWRVVDIAKLGLLIAGIGQVLSALLPHEGMLWGLGMVVGCFDMVAYTTMYTAYSDAVSVERQGWALGVAGSVMAIAWVVTGFLTNLLPVVGELGLLMIGGLSFILSFLMMMAYGRKWSSVAVGVGARA is encoded by the coding sequence ATGTCCCGACTCAATCTCAAGCTGCTGGGCCCCTGCCTGCTGGCGATCGCGATCGACGCCATGGGCTTCGGCCTGGTCTACCCGATCATGGCGGCGATCTTCTCCGATCCGCATTCGGGCATCATCGGCGCCGGCACCCGCGTCTCGCTGCGTAACTTCTACCTCGGGCTCGGCTACGGCGTCTATCCGTTCTTCATGTTCTTCGGCTCCTCGCTGATGGGCGAGCTGTCGGACGGCTACGGGCGCCGCAGGATCCTGCTGCTCTGCATCTTCGGCCTGGCGCTGAGCTACCTGCTGATGGCGCTCGGCGCGCTGCTGCCGAGCATCGCGCTGCTGCTGGTCGGGCGCGGCCTGAGCGGGCTGATGGCGGGCTGCCAGGGCATCGCGCAGGCGGCCATCACCGACGTCAGCACGCCGGAAACCAAGGCCTGGAACATGAGCATCATGTCGATGGCCTTTAGTGCCGGCGTGATCGTCGGCCCGGTGCTGGGCGGCATCACCTCGGACCGCACGATTCTGCCGATCTTCAACTACGGCACGCCGTTCCTGCTGGTTGCCGCGCTGTCGGTGTTCTGCGGCCTGTGGACCTTCTGGACCTATCGCGACGCGAGCCCGCCCAAGGGCAAGATCCACGTCGACATCCTGCTGCCGATGCGCATCATCCACGAGGCCGGCCGCCATCATCGCGTCGCCTTCCTGTCGATCGTGTTCTTCCTGATGCAGGTCGGCTACGGCCTCTACCTGCAGACCATCATGCTGGTGCTGCAGACCCGCTTCGGCTACACCAGCTCGCAGCTCGGTCTGTTCAGCGGCCTGATCGGCATCTGCTTCGTGTTCGGCCTGATGGTGATCGTGCGCCTGATGCTGAAGGTCTGGCGCGTGGTGGACATCGCCAAGCTCGGCCTGCTGATCGCCGGCATCGGCCAGGTGCTGTCGGCCCTGCTGCCGCACGAGGGCATGCTCTGGGGGCTCGGCATGGTGGTCGGCTGCTTCGACATGGTGGCCTACACCACCATGTACACCGCCTACTCGGACGCGGTGTCGGTCGAGCGGCAGGGCTGGGCGCTCGGCGTCGCGGGTTCCGTGATGGCGATCGCCTGGGTGGTGACGGGCTTCCTGACCAACCTGCTGCCGGTGGTCGGTGAGTTGGGACTGCTGATGATCGGCGGCCTGAGCTTCATCCTGAGTTTCCTGATGATGATGGCGTACGGCCGAAAGTGGTCGTCGGTGGCCGTCGGCGTCGGAGCACGGGCGTGA